Proteins from a single region of Bacteroidota bacterium:
- a CDS encoding type II toxin-antitoxin system HigB family toxin — MKIHLIKKQKIEDYIKNNARSKASFEIWFSILNHADWKEPNEIISTFNSADILGRSSDRVIFNIGGNNYRMICRYHFGTNKVHLFVKWIGTHAEYTKLCNEQKQYEISFF; from the coding sequence ATGAAAATACATTTAATTAAAAAGCAGAAAATTGAAGATTATATCAAGAATAATGCGAGAAGTAAAGCATCTTTTGAAATATGGTTTTCAATTTTAAATCATGCAGACTGGAAAGAACCAAATGAAATTATATCGACATTTAATAGTGCAGATATATTAGGAAGAAGTTCAGACCGAGTGATATTCAATATTGGTGGTAACAACTATCGAATGATTTGTCGGTATCATTTTGGGACTAACAAAGTTCATTTGTTTGTAAAATGGATCGGAACACATGCAGAATACACCAAACTATGCAATGAACAGAAGCAGTATGAAATAAGTTTTTTTTAA
- a CDS encoding DUF4172 domain-containing protein, translating into KHKNTELNSRQRLMLNKLFDGFDGKLKSSKWAKITKCSSDTALRDIKDLIEKGVLKQEESGGRSTNYELNEF; encoded by the coding sequence ACAAACATAAAAACACAGAATTGAATAGTCGTCAACGTTTAATGCTTAATAAACTTTTTGATGGTTTTGACGGTAAGCTTAAATCATCAAAATGGGCAAAGATTACAAAGTGCTCGTCAGATACAGCTTTACGTGACATTAAAGATTTAATCGAGAAAGGTGTTTTGAAACAAGAAGAATCAGGTGGGCGAAGCACAAATTACGAATTGAATGAGTTTTAA